From the genome of Leishmania donovani BPK282A1 complete genome, chromosome 10, one region includes:
- a CDS encoding DEAD/DEAH box helicase, putative — MRTRAQRCLHAALQSPWPASTRAARGTQRRGFLGTLIADDSAVSGITTSNVLPQGSSATDDPALSEADSSYTHPLEVSGTSFKLYGESTTYAKEDAGHIFASAKVLSYNPAILFNDLQLQEGHQGLLNPTGGLGAGRSGDSPLAANDPEMATRAAEEEESDAVMRSGRNKQGAAGAAAMAAAMLDSRRAAEGIAMVPGHPLPVVFPRSDGLSPAPRVKKLGFGGLNETHAGKQARQTRQSNEEDVDAIMCGEVMESERRVESHSLQHSITWRVQVLDEHCKPIPIKHFQHFREAMDVLPARVMQGLSESGLTRPTLFQSAAIPQLMRGRDVVGIAPDGSGTTVAYAVLSMAVLVKVKAAEEQKRLAKVVEEGTSSAPLPPELSEAPSSSSGDVVARPIVVVLCTNRQTVLRTAAMYSSLSAEDVRLVAAYQSVDGDDEEGQRSVIRRKKGCDVIVATPARLTALVREGHVALSRVHVLVVDRANHLLAADPSPNGRTALPHVEDIMHAVKVNGVAHQFSLWCTELEPSIESLVRKYMSPLTVTVMATREEHTNVNVRQILYPLPSRDDRIKAIQQLYDQGTILKRDQVLVYCAYRETAEEVRRELIKALSAPSSMVQCVHSGLCSRKRNELLKAFQHGDIRILVVTDVATKRLDAEELGHVIHYDLPAFTEVYMQRVSQVDRSGRQGTSHTFLTPGDTRVPPIARFVEKQTDHALNGEIRKMIADIEAADSEDSWVIPVLRMHGHALSNTKWRVRGRREIRQQVETLSGLVSESDKKPVG, encoded by the coding sequence atgcgcacacgtgctcAGCGATGCCTTCATGCCGCTCTGCAAAGTCCCTGGCCTGCAtccacgcgcgccgcgcgtggAACGCAACGCCGCGGCTTTTTGGGCACACTCATCGCCGATGACTCCGCGGTCTCGGGGATAACAACGTCCAACGTGTTGCCACAGGGCTCGTCTGCCACGGATGACCCCGCGCTGAGTGAGGCGGACTCCTCGTACACGCACCCCCTCGAGGTGAGCGGCACATCCTTCAAGCTGTACGGAGAGTCCACCACATACGCCAAGGAGGACGCTGGCCACatcttcgcctccgccaaAGTGCTCAGCTACAACCCCGCCATCCTCTTCAACGACCTGCAACTACAAGAAGGGCACCAGGGGCTGCTCAACCCCACCGGCGGCCTCGGCGCTGGCCGATCAGGGGATTCACCGCTGGCAGCCAATGACCCGGAGATGGCAACGCGAGcggccgaggaggaagagagcgacgCCGTCATGCGCTCTGGACGCAACAAGCAAGGCGCcgcgggtgcggcagcgatggctgCGGCGATGCTCGActcgcgccgcgcggctGAAGGCATAGCCATGGTACCAGGCCACCCGCTTCCGGTCGTCTTCCCACGATCCGACGGGCTGTCGCCGGCTCCGCGCGTCAAGAAGCTCGGCTTCGGAGGTTTGAACGAGACACACGCTGGAAAGCAGGCACGCCAGACGAGGCAGAGCAACGAAGAGGATGTTGATGCGATCATGTGCGGTGAGGTcatggagagcgagaggcgcGTCGAGTCGCACAGCCTGCAGCACAGCATCACATGGCGGGTCCAGGTGCTTGATGAGCACTGCAAGCCCATTCCCATAAAGCACTTTCAGCATTTCCGCGAGGCGATGGatgtgctgccggcgcgtgTAATGCAGGGGCTGAGTGAATCGGGGCTCACGCGCCCGACGCTCTTCCAGTCGGCCGCCATTCCGCAGCTGATGCGCGGGCGCGATGTCGTCGGCATCGCTCCCGATGGCAGCGGAACGACAGTCGCTTACGCCGTGCTTTCCATGGCCGTGCTCGTGAAGGTCAaggccgccgaggagcagaagcggctggcaaaggtggtggaggagggcaccagctcggcgccactgccgccagAGCTGTCTGAGGCGCCGTCATCATCGTCCGGCGACGTCGTGGCGCGCCCGATTGTGGTTGTCCTGTGCACCAACCGCCAAACGGTGCTGCGGACGGCCGCGATGTACAGCAGCCTCTCTGCAGAAGACGTTCGACTCGTTGCAGCGTATCAGTCGGTGGACGGTGACGATGAAGAAGGCCAGCGGAGCGTCATTCGACGGAAGAAGGGCTGCGACGTAATTGTGGCCACACCAGCTCGCttgacggcgctggtgcgcgaggGCCATGTCGCTCTGAGTCGCGTGCACGTACTGGTGGTGGACAGGGCGAACCATCTCTTGGCGGCGGACCCCAGCCCGAATGGCCGCACAGCGTTGCCGCATGTCGAGGACATAATGCACGCTGTGAAGGTGAACGGCGTTGCGCATCAGTTTTCTCTGTGGTGCACAGAGCTGGAGCCGTCCATCGAGTCCCTCGTGCGCAAGTACATGTCACCGCTGACGGTGACGGTGATGGCGACGCGCGAGGAGCACACAAACGTGAATGTGCGCCAGATCCTGTACCCACTGCCAAGCCGCGATGACCGTATCAAAGCCATCCAGCAGCTGTACGACCAGGGCACCATCTTGAAGCGCGACCAGGTGTTGGTGTACTGCGCCTATCGAGAGACCGCAGAggaggtgaggagggagCTGATCAAGGCGCTGTCTGCCCCGTCATCTATGGTTCAGTGTGTGCACAGCGGCCTGTGCTCTCGCAAGCGCAACGAACTCCTCAAGGCCTTCCAGCACGGCGACATACGCATTTTGGTTGTTACGGACGTGGCGACGAAGCGACTCGATGCCGAGGAGCTGGGGCACGTGATCCACTACGACCTGCCTGCCTTCACCGAGGTGTACATGCAGCGCGTTAGCCAGGTGGACCGCTCCGGCCGGCAAGGGACGTCGCACACCTTCCTCACCCCAGGCGACACCCGCGTGCCGCCAATTGCCAGATTTGTGGAGAAGCAGACGGACCACGCCCTCAACGGTGAAATTCGCAAGATGATCGCTGACATTGAGGCCGCGGACAGCGAGGACAGCTGGGTCATCCCGGTGCTGCGCATGCATGGCCACGCCTTGTCGAACACGAAATGGCGGGTGCGCGGACGGCGGGAGATACGGCAGCAGGTGGAGACTCTCTCTGGTCTGGTATCGGAGTCGGACAAGAAGCCTGTGGGCTAG